A region from the Vulpes lagopus strain Blue_001 chromosome 5, ASM1834538v1, whole genome shotgun sequence genome encodes:
- the LOC121491384 gene encoding kanadaptin isoform X2, translating to MADSPSQSEPLALQELSDDFKKPTLPVPPVVRGKAPATSPSNPEEVKKERPTALPEPDPGEPDVPPVQPDSGDTRSPPTEQPRPPSAAPSAGGPARAPPYREPPWGGPASAPYSLETLKGGTILGARSLKGTSCCLFGRLPSCDVCLEHPSVSRYHAVLQHRAAGLEGECDGQGPGFYLYDLGSTHGTFLNKTRIPPRTYRRVHVGHVLRFGGSSRLFLLQGPEEDREAESELTVTQLKELRKQQQMMLEKKMLGEDSDEEEVDTTERKRNTSSQDDEMGCTWGMGEDAVEDEAEENPIVLEFQQEREAFYIKDPKKALQGFFDREGEELEYEFDEQGHSTWLCRVRLPVDDSTGKQLVAEAIHSGKKKEAMIQCSLEACRILDTLGLLRQEAVSRKRKAKNWEDEDFYDSDDDTFLDRTGLVEKKRLNRMKKAGKIDEKPETFESLVAKLNDAEKELSEISEKLKASSKALSESPSQDSLDAYMSEMKSGSALDGVSRKKLHLRTFELRKEQQRLKGLIKIVKPAEIPELKKTESQTTDVENKAKKLTLPLFGAMKGGSKFKLKTGTVGKLPPKRPELPAALMKMKDEPEVEEEEEEEEEEEKEKERDERGDMETGSSRLQQETELEEAVQDTRPPTDLMCSKETKTHENMSQLTQLEQIKDYQEISETAASCEEPSASKNKYEKNKDELKKKKAPGPGKLPAILSSKYPEDDPDYCVWVPPEGAGAGL from the exons ATGGCTGATAGTCCCTCTCAGTCCGAGCCGCTGGCTTTGCAAGAGCTCAGTGATGACTtcaagaaaccaaccctgccggTGCCCCCGGTTGTGCGGGGCAAAGCTCCGGCCACCAGTCCTTCGAACCCTGAGGAGGTAAAGAAGGAAAGGCCCACGGCGCTGCCAGAGCCCGACCCCGGGGAGCCGGACGTCCCGCCAGTCCAGCCCGACAGCGGGGACACCAGGAGTCCACCGACGGAGCAGCCGCGGCCCCCCTCAGCGGCTCCTTCAGCTGGCGGCCCGGCCCGGGCTCCCCCTTACCGGGAGCCGCCGTGGGGCGGCCCCGCCTCGGCCCCCTACAGCCTAGAGACGCTCAAGGGCGGCACCATCCTTGGCGCCCGTAGCTTGAAAGGGACGAGTTGCTGCCTCTTCGGGAGGCTGCCTAGCTGCGACGTCTGCCTGGAGCACCCTTCGGTGTCCCGGTACCACGCCGTGCTGCAGCACAGGGCGGCCGGCCTCGAAGGAGAATGCGACGGCCAAGGGCCGGGCTTCTACCTGTACGATCTGGGAAGCACCCACGGCACTTTTCTTAACAAAACCCGCATCCCACCCCGCACCTATCGTCGCGTCCACGTCGGGCACGTCCTTCGCTTTGGAGGCAGCAGCCGGCTCTTTCTTCTTCAG GGACCAGAGGAAGACCGAGAGGCAGAATCCGAGCTGACGGTAACGCAACTGAAGGAATTGCGCAAGCAGCAGCAAATGATGTTGGAGAAGAAGATGTTAGGAGAAGACTCGGATGAGGAAGAAGTGGACACCACcgaaaggaagagaaatactaGTAGTCAAGATGATGAAATGGGCTGTACCTGGGGAATGG GAGAAGATGCTGTAGAGGATGAGGCCGAAGAGAACCCCATTGTCTTAGAGTTTCAGCAAGAAAGGGAGGCCTTTTATATAAAGGATCCAAAAAAGGCTCTCCAAGGTTTTTTTGACCGAGAAG GAGAAGAATTAGAATATGAATTTGATGAACAGGGGCATAGCACTTGGCTCTGCAGGGTGAG ATTACCTGTGGATGATTCAACTGGAAAACAACTGGTAGCTGAGGCCATtcattcaggaaagaaaaaagaagcaatgatCCAATGTTCACTGGAAGCTTGTCGAATCCTTGATACTTTGGGATTGCTGCGGCAGGAGGCAG TATCTCGAAAAAGGAAAGCCAAGAACTGGGAGGATGAAGACTTTTATGATAGTGATGATGACACATTTCTTGATCGGACTGGCCTTGTTGAAAAGAAGCGTCTGAACCGAATGAAAAAGGCTGGGAAGATTGATGAGAAGCCAGAGACCTTTGAATCATTG GTTGCAAAATTAAATGATGCTGAAAAGGAACTTTCTGAAATTTCTGAGAAACTGAAAGCCTCAAGCAAAG CTCTATCAGAGTCACCATCTCAGGACTCTTTAGATGCATACATGTCAGAAATGAAATCAGGGAGTGCATTGGATGGTGTGTCCCGGAAGAAACTTCACCTGAGAACTTTTGAACTTAGGAAAGAACAACAGAGACTTAAAGGGTTGATAAAAATTGTAAAACCAGCAGAGATTCCAGAGCTGAAAAA GACTGAAAGTCAGACTACAGATGTGGAAAACAAAGCTAAAAAGCTTACATTGCCTCTTTTTGGTGCCATGAAAGGAGGAagcaaattcaaattaaaaacgGGAACAGTAGGG aAGTTACCCCCCAAGCGTCCTGAACTCCCTGCAGCTCTGATGAAAATGAAGGATGAGCCTGAagtagaggaggaggaagaagaggaggaggaagaggagaaggaaaaggagagggatgAAAGGGGGGACATGGAGACTGGAAGCAGTAGGCTGCAGCAGGAGACAGAGCTGGAAGAAGCAGTGCAGGACACAAGGCCTCCTACTGACCTCATGTgttctaaagaaacaaaaacccatg AAAACATGTCTCAACTCACCCAACTGGAACAGATTAAAGATTATCAAGAGATTAGTGAAACAGCTGCATCATGTGAGGAACCCTCAG catcaaagaataaatatgagaaaaacaaagatgaactgaagaaaaaaaaagctccaggTCCAGGCAAA CTTCCAGCAATACTTTCCTCCAAATATCCAGAAGATGACCCAGACTACTGTGTGTGGGTCCCACCTGAAG
- the LOC121491384 gene encoding kanadaptin isoform X1 — MADSPSQSEPLALQELSDDFKKPTLPVPPVVRGKAPATSPSNPEEVKKERPTALPEPDPGEPDVPPVQPDSGDTRSPPTEQPRPPSAAPSAGGPARAPPYREPPWGGPASAPYSLETLKGGTILGARSLKGTSCCLFGRLPSCDVCLEHPSVSRYHAVLQHRAAGLEGECDGQGPGFYLYDLGSTHGTFLNKTRIPPRTYRRVHVGHVLRFGGSSRLFLLQGPEEDREAESELTVTQLKELRKQQQMMLEKKMLGEDSDEEEVDTTERKRNTSSQDDEMGCTWGMGEDAVEDEAEENPIVLEFQQEREAFYIKDPKKALQGFFDREGEELEYEFDEQGHSTWLCRVRLPVDDSTGKQLVAEAIHSGKKKEAMIQCSLEACRILDTLGLLRQEAVSRKRKAKNWEDEDFYDSDDDTFLDRTGLVEKKRLNRMKKAGKIDEKPETFESLVAKLNDAEKELSEISEKLKASSKALSESPSQDSLDAYMSEMKSGSALDGVSRKKLHLRTFELRKEQQRLKGLIKIVKPAEIPELKKTESQTTDVENKAKKLTLPLFGAMKGGSKFKLKTGTVGKLPPKRPELPAALMKMKDEPEVEEEEEEEEEEEKEKERDERGDMETGSSRLQQETELEEAVQDTRPPTDLMCSKETKTHENMSQLTQLEQIKDYQEISETAASCEEPSASKNKYEKNKDELKKKKAPGPGKLPAILSSKYPEDDPDYCVWVPPEGQSGDGRTHLNDKYGY; from the exons ATGGCTGATAGTCCCTCTCAGTCCGAGCCGCTGGCTTTGCAAGAGCTCAGTGATGACTtcaagaaaccaaccctgccggTGCCCCCGGTTGTGCGGGGCAAAGCTCCGGCCACCAGTCCTTCGAACCCTGAGGAGGTAAAGAAGGAAAGGCCCACGGCGCTGCCAGAGCCCGACCCCGGGGAGCCGGACGTCCCGCCAGTCCAGCCCGACAGCGGGGACACCAGGAGTCCACCGACGGAGCAGCCGCGGCCCCCCTCAGCGGCTCCTTCAGCTGGCGGCCCGGCCCGGGCTCCCCCTTACCGGGAGCCGCCGTGGGGCGGCCCCGCCTCGGCCCCCTACAGCCTAGAGACGCTCAAGGGCGGCACCATCCTTGGCGCCCGTAGCTTGAAAGGGACGAGTTGCTGCCTCTTCGGGAGGCTGCCTAGCTGCGACGTCTGCCTGGAGCACCCTTCGGTGTCCCGGTACCACGCCGTGCTGCAGCACAGGGCGGCCGGCCTCGAAGGAGAATGCGACGGCCAAGGGCCGGGCTTCTACCTGTACGATCTGGGAAGCACCCACGGCACTTTTCTTAACAAAACCCGCATCCCACCCCGCACCTATCGTCGCGTCCACGTCGGGCACGTCCTTCGCTTTGGAGGCAGCAGCCGGCTCTTTCTTCTTCAG GGACCAGAGGAAGACCGAGAGGCAGAATCCGAGCTGACGGTAACGCAACTGAAGGAATTGCGCAAGCAGCAGCAAATGATGTTGGAGAAGAAGATGTTAGGAGAAGACTCGGATGAGGAAGAAGTGGACACCACcgaaaggaagagaaatactaGTAGTCAAGATGATGAAATGGGCTGTACCTGGGGAATGG GAGAAGATGCTGTAGAGGATGAGGCCGAAGAGAACCCCATTGTCTTAGAGTTTCAGCAAGAAAGGGAGGCCTTTTATATAAAGGATCCAAAAAAGGCTCTCCAAGGTTTTTTTGACCGAGAAG GAGAAGAATTAGAATATGAATTTGATGAACAGGGGCATAGCACTTGGCTCTGCAGGGTGAG ATTACCTGTGGATGATTCAACTGGAAAACAACTGGTAGCTGAGGCCATtcattcaggaaagaaaaaagaagcaatgatCCAATGTTCACTGGAAGCTTGTCGAATCCTTGATACTTTGGGATTGCTGCGGCAGGAGGCAG TATCTCGAAAAAGGAAAGCCAAGAACTGGGAGGATGAAGACTTTTATGATAGTGATGATGACACATTTCTTGATCGGACTGGCCTTGTTGAAAAGAAGCGTCTGAACCGAATGAAAAAGGCTGGGAAGATTGATGAGAAGCCAGAGACCTTTGAATCATTG GTTGCAAAATTAAATGATGCTGAAAAGGAACTTTCTGAAATTTCTGAGAAACTGAAAGCCTCAAGCAAAG CTCTATCAGAGTCACCATCTCAGGACTCTTTAGATGCATACATGTCAGAAATGAAATCAGGGAGTGCATTGGATGGTGTGTCCCGGAAGAAACTTCACCTGAGAACTTTTGAACTTAGGAAAGAACAACAGAGACTTAAAGGGTTGATAAAAATTGTAAAACCAGCAGAGATTCCAGAGCTGAAAAA GACTGAAAGTCAGACTACAGATGTGGAAAACAAAGCTAAAAAGCTTACATTGCCTCTTTTTGGTGCCATGAAAGGAGGAagcaaattcaaattaaaaacgGGAACAGTAGGG aAGTTACCCCCCAAGCGTCCTGAACTCCCTGCAGCTCTGATGAAAATGAAGGATGAGCCTGAagtagaggaggaggaagaagaggaggaggaagaggagaaggaaaaggagagggatgAAAGGGGGGACATGGAGACTGGAAGCAGTAGGCTGCAGCAGGAGACAGAGCTGGAAGAAGCAGTGCAGGACACAAGGCCTCCTACTGACCTCATGTgttctaaagaaacaaaaacccatg AAAACATGTCTCAACTCACCCAACTGGAACAGATTAAAGATTATCAAGAGATTAGTGAAACAGCTGCATCATGTGAGGAACCCTCAG catcaaagaataaatatgagaaaaacaaagatgaactgaagaaaaaaaaagctccaggTCCAGGCAAA CTTCCAGCAATACTTTCCTCCAAATATCCAGAAGATGACCCAGACTACTGTGTGTGGGTCCCACCTGAAG
- the SUPT7L gene encoding STAGA complex 65 subunit gamma isoform X2 yields MLRYWGEIPISSSQTNRSSFDLLPREFRLVEVHDPPLHQPSANKPKPPTMLDIPSEPCSLTIHTIQLIQHNRRLRNLIATAQAQSQQQTEGVKTEESEPLPSCPGSPPLPDDLLPMDCKNPNAPFQIRHSDPESDFYRKRVSRRR; encoded by the exons ATGTTGAGATACTGGGGAGAGATACCCATCTCATCAAGCCAGACCAACAGAAGTTCTTTTGATTTGCTCCCACGGGAGTTCCGTCTAGTGGAAGTCCATGACCCACCACTGCACCAGCCCTCAGCCAACAAGCCCAAGCCCCCTACAATGTTGGACATCCCCTCAGAGCCATGCAGCCTCACCATCCATACTATTCAGCTGATCCAGCACAACCGACGTCTGCGCAATCTCATAGCCACAGCTCAGGCCCAGAGTCAGCAACAGACAGAAGGTGTAAAGACCGAAGAGAGTGAACCTCTTCCCTCTTGCCCTGGGTCACCTCCTCTTCCTGATGACCTCCTGCCTATGGATTGTAAGAATCCCAATGCACCATTCCAGATCCGGCACAGTGACCCAGAGAGTGACTTTTATCG aAAGCGTGTGAGCAGGAGAAGGtag
- the SUPT7L gene encoding STAGA complex 65 subunit gamma isoform X1 — translation MLRYWGEIPISSSQTNRSSFDLLPREFRLVEVHDPPLHQPSANKPKPPTMLDIPSEPCSLTIHTIQLIQHNRRLRNLIATAQAQSQQQTEGVKTEESEPLPSCPGSPPLPDDLLPMDCKNPNAPFQIRHSDPESDFYRVLFLFLFLLEKACEQEKVEEVGERIPEQTPC, via the exons ATGTTGAGATACTGGGGAGAGATACCCATCTCATCAAGCCAGACCAACAGAAGTTCTTTTGATTTGCTCCCACGGGAGTTCCGTCTAGTGGAAGTCCATGACCCACCACTGCACCAGCCCTCAGCCAACAAGCCCAAGCCCCCTACAATGTTGGACATCCCCTCAGAGCCATGCAGCCTCACCATCCATACTATTCAGCTGATCCAGCACAACCGACGTCTGCGCAATCTCATAGCCACAGCTCAGGCCCAGAGTCAGCAACAGACAGAAGGTGTAAAGACCGAAGAGAGTGAACCTCTTCCCTCTTGCCCTGGGTCACCTCCTCTTCCTGATGACCTCCTGCCTATGGATTGTAAGAATCCCAATGCACCATTCCAGATCCGGCACAGTGACCCAGAGAGTGACTTTTATCG tgtcttgtttttgtttttgtttttgttggagaAAGCGTGTGAGCAGGAGAAGGtagaggaagtgggagagagaatcccagaacagactccctgctga
- the SUPT7L gene encoding STAGA complex 65 subunit gamma isoform X3, whose protein sequence is MLRYWGEIPISSSQTNRSSFDLLPREFRLVEVHDPPLHQPSANKPKPPTMLDIPSEPCSLTIHTIQLIQHNRRLRNLIATAQAQSQQQTEGVKTEESEPLPSCPGSPPLPDDLLPMDCKNPNAPFQIRHSDPESDFYRV, encoded by the exons ATGTTGAGATACTGGGGAGAGATACCCATCTCATCAAGCCAGACCAACAGAAGTTCTTTTGATTTGCTCCCACGGGAGTTCCGTCTAGTGGAAGTCCATGACCCACCACTGCACCAGCCCTCAGCCAACAAGCCCAAGCCCCCTACAATGTTGGACATCCCCTCAGAGCCATGCAGCCTCACCATCCATACTATTCAGCTGATCCAGCACAACCGACGTCTGCGCAATCTCATAGCCACAGCTCAGGCCCAGAGTCAGCAACAGACAGAAGGTGTAAAGACCGAAGAGAGTGAACCTCTTCCCTCTTGCCCTGGGTCACCTCCTCTTCCTGATGACCTCCTGCCTATGGATTGTAAGAATCCCAATGCACCATTCCAGATCCGGCACAGTGACCCAGAGAGTGACTTTTATCG CGTGTGA